From a region of the Cyprinus carpio isolate SPL01 chromosome A18, ASM1834038v1, whole genome shotgun sequence genome:
- the LOC109110051 gene encoding semaphorin-6D-like isoform X1, giving the protein MGWRELTIDLLLLLLLVSHLEAVSFPEDNIPLDVVDRHYARQYPVFRGRPSGNESQHRLDFQLMTKIHDTLFIAGRDQVYLVSLRESYRNEIIPYRKLTWRSGQADRETCAMKGKHRDECHNFIKVLVPRNDDLVFICGTNGFNPMCRYYRLDNLEFDGEEISGLARCPFDAKQTNVALFADGKLYSATVADFLASDAVIYRSMGDGSALRTIKYDSKWLKEPHFLHAVDYGDFVYFFYREIAAEHNNLGKAVYSRVARICKNDMGGSQRVLEKHWTSFVKARLNCSVPGESFFYFDVLQAITDIININGVPSVVGVFTTQLNSIPGSAVCSFSMADIEKAFHGRFKEQKTADSVWTPFPEEKLPKPRPGCCAGHGSAESYKTSIEFPDETLQFIKSHPLMDASVPSIGDEPWFTKTRVRYRLTALTVDNTAGPQKNYTVVFIGSEAGIVLKVLAKTSPLSLNDSILLEEIDVFNQAKCLSSNEDDRRILSFHLDKDTHTLYVAFSSCVVRIPLSRCERHSSCQKSCIASRDPYCGWMSHGACERIPAAMQTGYEQDVEYGNTAHLGDCHEFLATTSAPDFKSYGDPTSDMELPSSSVTVPTTSEPIQSPQTIPTQIPQLFGSPKFVFNDDPATSRSVEHIPGVLEGVWEIQAGESNQMVHMNILISCVLAAFLLGAFIAGMVVYCYRDAFLRNPRKIQKDAESAQSCTDSTGSFAKLNGLFDSPVKEYQPNMDTPKLYTNLLSNGGEVPTTGDTKMMLLSGQPPELAALPTPESTPVLQQKSLQPIKNQWERAHGKLGGSRKDGTPTCQQYHPSSPPPHSTVSNPHIPSAVVLPNATHENRASFSTPDGPQAEKKIQYSDQHGSKSGRKDQRHTVDARNTLNDLLKHLNENQPKAIMVEMPKSRQHLMLEPIVSPTEIPPKVPSREASLYSPSSSLTRNSPTKRLDVPTTPTSPTGQMGTLERQRYHCSSSQRHSISSPPKGLHSPGGAIVSRQPSLNRGGYMPPTPTPPTRLDSHGVPMAMTPSISRQSSYSGHGSLPRTSIKRTASLKPDVPLKPNGFAPQTAQMRAVNKYSY; this is encoded by the exons ATGGGGTGGCGAGAACTGACGATTGACctgctgctactgctgctgtTGGTGTCCCATCTGGAGGCTGTGAGCTTTCCTGAGGACAACATCCCTTTAGATGTTGTGGACCGACACT ATGCACGACAGTACCCCGTGTTCCGTGGACGCCCCTCTGGCAACgaatcacagcacagactggacttTCAGCTGATGACCAAGATTCATGATACGCTTTTCATTGCGGGCAG GGACCAGGTGTATTTAGTGAGCCTGAGAGAGTCCTACAGGAATGAAATTATTCCATACAGG AAGCTGACGTGGCGGTCGGGGCAGGCGGACAGGGAGACATGTGCCATGAAGGGAAAGCACCGA GATGAGTGCCATAATTTCATTAAAGTCCTGGTTCCGAGAAACGATGATCTTGTGTTCATCTGTGGAACAAATGGTTTCAACCCCATGTGCCGTTACTACAGG TTGGATAACTTGGAATTTGATGGGGAAGAGATTAGCGGTTTGGCCCGATGCCCGTTTGATGCCAAGCAGACGAACGTTGCCCTGTTTGCTG ATGGTAAGCTGTACTCAGCGACGGTGGCAGACTTCCTGGCCAGCGATGCTGTGATTTATCGCAGCATGGGAGACGGTTCTGCCCTTCGCACCATCAAGTATGACTCCAAGTGGTTAAAAG aGCCACATTTTCTCCACGCCGTGGACTATGGGGATTTTGTCTACTTCTTTTACAGAGAAATCGCAGCCGAGCACAACAACTTGGGAAAG GCGGTTTACTCCAGAGTGGCTCGGATCTGTAAAAATGACATGGGAGGGTCTCAGCGGGTGCTGGAAAAACACTGGACATCTTTTGTTAAGGCTCGCCTGAACTGTTCCGTTCCTGGAGAATCGTTTTTCTACTTTGACGTCCTTCAGGCTATTACGGACATCATCAACATTAATGGGGTGCCTTCTGTGGTTGGAGTTTTCACCACCCAGTTGAACAG TATCCCTGGCTCTGCGGTGTGTTCGTTCTCCATGGCGGACATTGAGAAAGCATTCCATGGGCGTTTCAAAGAGCAAAAGACAGCAGATTCAGTGTGGACACCATTTCCAGAGGAGAAGCTGCCAAAGCCCAG accCGGCTGCTGTGCGGGACACGGTTCAGCAGAGTCTTACAAAACCTCCATCGAGTTTCCAGATGAGACCCTTCAGTTCATCAAGTCACACCCACTCATGGACGCCTCAGTCCCCTCCATTGGAGACGAACCATGGTTCACCAAAACAAGAGTCAG GTACAGGCTCACGGCACTCACCGTTGATAACACTGCAGGACCCCAGAAGAATTACACAGTGGTTTTCATTGGCTCTGAGGCAGGCATCGTCCTAAAAGTTCTGGCTAAGACGTCCCCACTGTCTTTAAATGACAGCATCCTACTAGAGGAGATCGATGTTTTCAACCAAGCCAA GTGTTTATCCAGCAATGAGGACGATCGGCGAATTCTGTCTTTCCATCTAGATAAAGACACCCACACACTCTATGTGGCCTTTTCCAGCTGTGTGGTCAGAATACCACTCAGCCGCTGTGAACGACACAGTTCCTGTCAAAA GTCTTGTATTGCATCTAGAGACCCATACTGCGGATGGATGTCACATGGAGCTTGTGAGCGCATTCCTGCAGCTATGCA AACTGGTTATGAGCAAGATGTTGAATATGGCAACACAGCTCACCTCGGCGATTGTCATG AATTTTTGGCCACTACATCAGCGCCAGATTTCAAATCATATGGTGACCCAACCTCTG ACATGGAGTTGCCATCATCGTCAGTCACAGTGCCCACGACCTCTGAACCCATACAATCACCACAAACCATCCCCACTCAGATTCCCCAACTCTTTGGCTCACCGAAATTTGTGTTCAACGATGATCCAGCCACTTCACGTTCTGTTGAGCATATACCAGGTGTGCTGGAGG GTGTGTGGGAAATACAAGCAGGTGAATCTAACCAGATGGTACATATGAATATCCTTATCTCCTGTGTGTTAGCTGCATTCCTGCTTGGTGCATTCATCGCTGGCATGGTCGTTTACTGCTATAGAGATGCTTTCCTTCGCAATCCACGCAAGATCCAAAAAGATGCCGAGTCCGCACAGTCATGCACTGATTCCACTGGCAGCTTTGCCAAGCTTAACGGTCTGTTTGACAGTCCTGTGAAAGAGTACCAACCCAATATGGATACTCCCAAACTTTACACCAACCTGTTGAGCAATGGGGGGGAGGTGCCAACCACCGGAGACACCAAGATGATGCTCTTGAGTGGGCAGCCACCAGAACTAGCAGCACTGCCTACACCCGAGTCCACACCAGTTCTGCAACAAAAGAGCCTTCAGCCAATTAAGAACCAATGGGAGAGAGCTCATGGAAAGTTAGGTGGCTCCCGCAAAGATGGGACACCCACATGCCAGCAGTACCATCCTTCCAGTCCCCCACCCCATTCCACTGTCAGCAACCCCCACATCCCCAGTGCCGTGGTACTGCCCAATGCCACACATGAGAACAGGGCATCCTTCAGTACTCCTGATGGGCCTCAAGCAGAAAAGAAGATCCAGTATAGTGATCAACATGGTTCCAAATCTGGCCGTAAAGACCAGCGGCATACTGTGGatgccaggaacacactgaatgaCCTCTTGAAGCACCTGAATGAGAACCAACCCAAAGCTATCATGGTGGAGATGCCCAAATCACGACAGCACCTAATGCTGGAACCCATTGTAAGCCCAACGGAGATTCCACCCAAAGTCCCAAGTCGAGAGGCCTCCTTGTactctccctcttcctctttaACCAGGAATAGCCCAACCAAGAGACTGGATGTGCCAACTACACCAACATCACCCACAGGGCAGATGGGCACTCTCGAGAGACAGCGGTATCACTGCAGTTCATCCCAGCGACACTCCATTTCCTCGCCACCCAAAGGGCTGCACTCACCTGGCGGGGCCATAGTGTCCCGGCAACCTAGTTTGAACAGAGGTGGGTACATGCCCCCAACTCCTACCCCACCCACTAGACTAGACTCTCACGGGGTACCAATGGCTATGACACCTTCCATATCCCGGCAGAGCAGCTACAGTGGTCATGGGTCTTTACCACGAACATCCATCAAACGGACAGCATCGTTAAAGCCCGATGTGCCACTCAAACCCAATGGCTTTGCACCACAGACTGCACAAATGAGGGCAGTGAACAAGTATAGCTACTGA
- the LOC109110051 gene encoding semaphorin-6D-like isoform X5, with translation MGWRELTIDLLLLLLLVSHLEAVSFPEDNIPLDVVDRHYARQYPVFRGRPSGNESQHRLDFQLMTKIHDTLFIAGRDQVYLVSLRESYRNEIIPYRKLTWRSGQADRETCAMKGKHRDECHNFIKVLVPRNDDLVFICGTNGFNPMCRYYRLDNLEFDGEEISGLARCPFDAKQTNVALFADGKLYSATVADFLASDAVIYRSMGDGSALRTIKYDSKWLKEPHFLHAVDYGDFVYFFYREIAAEHNNLGKAVYSRVARICKNDMGGSQRVLEKHWTSFVKARLNCSVPGESFFYFDVLQAITDIININGVPSVVGVFTTQLNSIPGSAVCSFSMADIEKAFHGRFKEQKTADSVWTPFPEEKLPKPRPGCCAGHGSAESYKTSIEFPDETLQFIKSHPLMDASVPSIGDEPWFTKTRVRYRLTALTVDNTAGPQKNYTVVFIGSEAGIVLKVLAKTSPLSLNDSILLEEIDVFNQAKCLSSNEDDRRILSFHLDKDTHTLYVAFSSCVVRIPLSRCERHSSCQKSCIASRDPYCGWMSHGACERIPAAMQTGYEQDVEYGNTAHLGDCHGVWEIQAGESNQMVHMNILISCVLAAFLLGAFIAGMVVYCYRDAFLRNPRKIQKDAESAQSCTDSTGSFAKLNGLFDSPVKEYQPNMDTPKLYTNLLSNGGEVPTTGDTKMMLLSGQPPELAALPTPESTPVLQQKSLQPIKNQWERAHGKLGGSRKDGTPTCQQYHPSSPPPHSTVSNPHIPSAVVLPNATHENRASFSTPDGPQAEKKIQYSDQHGSKSGRKDQRHTVDARNTLNDLLKHLNENQPKAIMVEMPKSRQHLMLEPIVSPTEIPPKVPSREASLYSPSSSLTRNSPTKRLDVPTTPTSPTGQMGTLERQRYHCSSSQRHSISSPPKGLHSPGGAIVSRQPSLNRGGYMPPTPTPPTRLDSHGVPMAMTPSISRQSSYSGHGSLPRTSIKRTASLKPDVPLKPNGFAPQTAQMRAVNKYSY, from the exons ATGGGGTGGCGAGAACTGACGATTGACctgctgctactgctgctgtTGGTGTCCCATCTGGAGGCTGTGAGCTTTCCTGAGGACAACATCCCTTTAGATGTTGTGGACCGACACT ATGCACGACAGTACCCCGTGTTCCGTGGACGCCCCTCTGGCAACgaatcacagcacagactggacttTCAGCTGATGACCAAGATTCATGATACGCTTTTCATTGCGGGCAG GGACCAGGTGTATTTAGTGAGCCTGAGAGAGTCCTACAGGAATGAAATTATTCCATACAGG AAGCTGACGTGGCGGTCGGGGCAGGCGGACAGGGAGACATGTGCCATGAAGGGAAAGCACCGA GATGAGTGCCATAATTTCATTAAAGTCCTGGTTCCGAGAAACGATGATCTTGTGTTCATCTGTGGAACAAATGGTTTCAACCCCATGTGCCGTTACTACAGG TTGGATAACTTGGAATTTGATGGGGAAGAGATTAGCGGTTTGGCCCGATGCCCGTTTGATGCCAAGCAGACGAACGTTGCCCTGTTTGCTG ATGGTAAGCTGTACTCAGCGACGGTGGCAGACTTCCTGGCCAGCGATGCTGTGATTTATCGCAGCATGGGAGACGGTTCTGCCCTTCGCACCATCAAGTATGACTCCAAGTGGTTAAAAG aGCCACATTTTCTCCACGCCGTGGACTATGGGGATTTTGTCTACTTCTTTTACAGAGAAATCGCAGCCGAGCACAACAACTTGGGAAAG GCGGTTTACTCCAGAGTGGCTCGGATCTGTAAAAATGACATGGGAGGGTCTCAGCGGGTGCTGGAAAAACACTGGACATCTTTTGTTAAGGCTCGCCTGAACTGTTCCGTTCCTGGAGAATCGTTTTTCTACTTTGACGTCCTTCAGGCTATTACGGACATCATCAACATTAATGGGGTGCCTTCTGTGGTTGGAGTTTTCACCACCCAGTTGAACAG TATCCCTGGCTCTGCGGTGTGTTCGTTCTCCATGGCGGACATTGAGAAAGCATTCCATGGGCGTTTCAAAGAGCAAAAGACAGCAGATTCAGTGTGGACACCATTTCCAGAGGAGAAGCTGCCAAAGCCCAG accCGGCTGCTGTGCGGGACACGGTTCAGCAGAGTCTTACAAAACCTCCATCGAGTTTCCAGATGAGACCCTTCAGTTCATCAAGTCACACCCACTCATGGACGCCTCAGTCCCCTCCATTGGAGACGAACCATGGTTCACCAAAACAAGAGTCAG GTACAGGCTCACGGCACTCACCGTTGATAACACTGCAGGACCCCAGAAGAATTACACAGTGGTTTTCATTGGCTCTGAGGCAGGCATCGTCCTAAAAGTTCTGGCTAAGACGTCCCCACTGTCTTTAAATGACAGCATCCTACTAGAGGAGATCGATGTTTTCAACCAAGCCAA GTGTTTATCCAGCAATGAGGACGATCGGCGAATTCTGTCTTTCCATCTAGATAAAGACACCCACACACTCTATGTGGCCTTTTCCAGCTGTGTGGTCAGAATACCACTCAGCCGCTGTGAACGACACAGTTCCTGTCAAAA GTCTTGTATTGCATCTAGAGACCCATACTGCGGATGGATGTCACATGGAGCTTGTGAGCGCATTCCTGCAGCTATGCA AACTGGTTATGAGCAAGATGTTGAATATGGCAACACAGCTCACCTCGGCGATTGTCATG GTGTGTGGGAAATACAAGCAGGTGAATCTAACCAGATGGTACATATGAATATCCTTATCTCCTGTGTGTTAGCTGCATTCCTGCTTGGTGCATTCATCGCTGGCATGGTCGTTTACTGCTATAGAGATGCTTTCCTTCGCAATCCACGCAAGATCCAAAAAGATGCCGAGTCCGCACAGTCATGCACTGATTCCACTGGCAGCTTTGCCAAGCTTAACGGTCTGTTTGACAGTCCTGTGAAAGAGTACCAACCCAATATGGATACTCCCAAACTTTACACCAACCTGTTGAGCAATGGGGGGGAGGTGCCAACCACCGGAGACACCAAGATGATGCTCTTGAGTGGGCAGCCACCAGAACTAGCAGCACTGCCTACACCCGAGTCCACACCAGTTCTGCAACAAAAGAGCCTTCAGCCAATTAAGAACCAATGGGAGAGAGCTCATGGAAAGTTAGGTGGCTCCCGCAAAGATGGGACACCCACATGCCAGCAGTACCATCCTTCCAGTCCCCCACCCCATTCCACTGTCAGCAACCCCCACATCCCCAGTGCCGTGGTACTGCCCAATGCCACACATGAGAACAGGGCATCCTTCAGTACTCCTGATGGGCCTCAAGCAGAAAAGAAGATCCAGTATAGTGATCAACATGGTTCCAAATCTGGCCGTAAAGACCAGCGGCATACTGTGGatgccaggaacacactgaatgaCCTCTTGAAGCACCTGAATGAGAACCAACCCAAAGCTATCATGGTGGAGATGCCCAAATCACGACAGCACCTAATGCTGGAACCCATTGTAAGCCCAACGGAGATTCCACCCAAAGTCCCAAGTCGAGAGGCCTCCTTGTactctccctcttcctctttaACCAGGAATAGCCCAACCAAGAGACTGGATGTGCCAACTACACCAACATCACCCACAGGGCAGATGGGCACTCTCGAGAGACAGCGGTATCACTGCAGTTCATCCCAGCGACACTCCATTTCCTCGCCACCCAAAGGGCTGCACTCACCTGGCGGGGCCATAGTGTCCCGGCAACCTAGTTTGAACAGAGGTGGGTACATGCCCCCAACTCCTACCCCACCCACTAGACTAGACTCTCACGGGGTACCAATGGCTATGACACCTTCCATATCCCGGCAGAGCAGCTACAGTGGTCATGGGTCTTTACCACGAACATCCATCAAACGGACAGCATCGTTAAAGCCCGATGTGCCACTCAAACCCAATGGCTTTGCACCACAGACTGCACAAATGAGGGCAGTGAACAAGTATAGCTACTGA
- the LOC109110051 gene encoding semaphorin-6D-like isoform X3, with protein sequence MGWRELTIDLLLLLLLVSHLEAVSFPEDNIPLDVVDRHYARQYPVFRGRPSGNESQHRLDFQLMTKIHDTLFIAGRDQVYLVSLRESYRNEIIPYRKLTWRSGQADRETCAMKGKHRDECHNFIKVLVPRNDDLVFICGTNGFNPMCRYYRLDNLEFDGEEISGLARCPFDAKQTNVALFADGKLYSATVADFLASDAVIYRSMGDGSALRTIKYDSKWLKEPHFLHAVDYGDFVYFFYREIAAEHNNLGKAVYSRVARICKNDMGGSQRVLEKHWTSFVKARLNCSVPGESFFYFDVLQAITDIININGVPSVVGVFTTQLNSIPGSAVCSFSMADIEKAFHGRFKEQKTADSVWTPFPEEKLPKPRPGCCAGHGSAESYKTSIEFPDETLQFIKSHPLMDASVPSIGDEPWFTKTRVRYRLTALTVDNTAGPQKNYTVVFIGSEAGIVLKVLAKTSPLSLNDSILLEEIDVFNQAKCLSSNEDDRRILSFHLDKDTHTLYVAFSSCVVRIPLSRCERHSSCQKSCIASRDPYCGWMSHGACERIPAAMQTGYEQDVEYGNTAHLGDCHDMELPSSSVTVPTTSEPIQSPQTIPTQIPQLFGSPKFVFNDDPATSRSVEHIPGVLEGVWEIQAGESNQMVHMNILISCVLAAFLLGAFIAGMVVYCYRDAFLRNPRKIQKDAESAQSCTDSTGSFAKLNGLFDSPVKEYQPNMDTPKLYTNLLSNGGEVPTTGDTKMMLLSGQPPELAALPTPESTPVLQQKSLQPIKNQWERAHGKLGGSRKDGTPTCQQYHPSSPPPHSTVSNPHIPSAVVLPNATHENRASFSTPDGPQAEKKIQYSDQHGSKSGRKDQRHTVDARNTLNDLLKHLNENQPKAIMVEMPKSRQHLMLEPIVSPTEIPPKVPSREASLYSPSSSLTRNSPTKRLDVPTTPTSPTGQMGTLERQRYHCSSSQRHSISSPPKGLHSPGGAIVSRQPSLNRGGYMPPTPTPPTRLDSHGVPMAMTPSISRQSSYSGHGSLPRTSIKRTASLKPDVPLKPNGFAPQTAQMRAVNKYSY encoded by the exons ATGGGGTGGCGAGAACTGACGATTGACctgctgctactgctgctgtTGGTGTCCCATCTGGAGGCTGTGAGCTTTCCTGAGGACAACATCCCTTTAGATGTTGTGGACCGACACT ATGCACGACAGTACCCCGTGTTCCGTGGACGCCCCTCTGGCAACgaatcacagcacagactggacttTCAGCTGATGACCAAGATTCATGATACGCTTTTCATTGCGGGCAG GGACCAGGTGTATTTAGTGAGCCTGAGAGAGTCCTACAGGAATGAAATTATTCCATACAGG AAGCTGACGTGGCGGTCGGGGCAGGCGGACAGGGAGACATGTGCCATGAAGGGAAAGCACCGA GATGAGTGCCATAATTTCATTAAAGTCCTGGTTCCGAGAAACGATGATCTTGTGTTCATCTGTGGAACAAATGGTTTCAACCCCATGTGCCGTTACTACAGG TTGGATAACTTGGAATTTGATGGGGAAGAGATTAGCGGTTTGGCCCGATGCCCGTTTGATGCCAAGCAGACGAACGTTGCCCTGTTTGCTG ATGGTAAGCTGTACTCAGCGACGGTGGCAGACTTCCTGGCCAGCGATGCTGTGATTTATCGCAGCATGGGAGACGGTTCTGCCCTTCGCACCATCAAGTATGACTCCAAGTGGTTAAAAG aGCCACATTTTCTCCACGCCGTGGACTATGGGGATTTTGTCTACTTCTTTTACAGAGAAATCGCAGCCGAGCACAACAACTTGGGAAAG GCGGTTTACTCCAGAGTGGCTCGGATCTGTAAAAATGACATGGGAGGGTCTCAGCGGGTGCTGGAAAAACACTGGACATCTTTTGTTAAGGCTCGCCTGAACTGTTCCGTTCCTGGAGAATCGTTTTTCTACTTTGACGTCCTTCAGGCTATTACGGACATCATCAACATTAATGGGGTGCCTTCTGTGGTTGGAGTTTTCACCACCCAGTTGAACAG TATCCCTGGCTCTGCGGTGTGTTCGTTCTCCATGGCGGACATTGAGAAAGCATTCCATGGGCGTTTCAAAGAGCAAAAGACAGCAGATTCAGTGTGGACACCATTTCCAGAGGAGAAGCTGCCAAAGCCCAG accCGGCTGCTGTGCGGGACACGGTTCAGCAGAGTCTTACAAAACCTCCATCGAGTTTCCAGATGAGACCCTTCAGTTCATCAAGTCACACCCACTCATGGACGCCTCAGTCCCCTCCATTGGAGACGAACCATGGTTCACCAAAACAAGAGTCAG GTACAGGCTCACGGCACTCACCGTTGATAACACTGCAGGACCCCAGAAGAATTACACAGTGGTTTTCATTGGCTCTGAGGCAGGCATCGTCCTAAAAGTTCTGGCTAAGACGTCCCCACTGTCTTTAAATGACAGCATCCTACTAGAGGAGATCGATGTTTTCAACCAAGCCAA GTGTTTATCCAGCAATGAGGACGATCGGCGAATTCTGTCTTTCCATCTAGATAAAGACACCCACACACTCTATGTGGCCTTTTCCAGCTGTGTGGTCAGAATACCACTCAGCCGCTGTGAACGACACAGTTCCTGTCAAAA GTCTTGTATTGCATCTAGAGACCCATACTGCGGATGGATGTCACATGGAGCTTGTGAGCGCATTCCTGCAGCTATGCA AACTGGTTATGAGCAAGATGTTGAATATGGCAACACAGCTCACCTCGGCGATTGTCATG ACATGGAGTTGCCATCATCGTCAGTCACAGTGCCCACGACCTCTGAACCCATACAATCACCACAAACCATCCCCACTCAGATTCCCCAACTCTTTGGCTCACCGAAATTTGTGTTCAACGATGATCCAGCCACTTCACGTTCTGTTGAGCATATACCAGGTGTGCTGGAGG GTGTGTGGGAAATACAAGCAGGTGAATCTAACCAGATGGTACATATGAATATCCTTATCTCCTGTGTGTTAGCTGCATTCCTGCTTGGTGCATTCATCGCTGGCATGGTCGTTTACTGCTATAGAGATGCTTTCCTTCGCAATCCACGCAAGATCCAAAAAGATGCCGAGTCCGCACAGTCATGCACTGATTCCACTGGCAGCTTTGCCAAGCTTAACGGTCTGTTTGACAGTCCTGTGAAAGAGTACCAACCCAATATGGATACTCCCAAACTTTACACCAACCTGTTGAGCAATGGGGGGGAGGTGCCAACCACCGGAGACACCAAGATGATGCTCTTGAGTGGGCAGCCACCAGAACTAGCAGCACTGCCTACACCCGAGTCCACACCAGTTCTGCAACAAAAGAGCCTTCAGCCAATTAAGAACCAATGGGAGAGAGCTCATGGAAAGTTAGGTGGCTCCCGCAAAGATGGGACACCCACATGCCAGCAGTACCATCCTTCCAGTCCCCCACCCCATTCCACTGTCAGCAACCCCCACATCCCCAGTGCCGTGGTACTGCCCAATGCCACACATGAGAACAGGGCATCCTTCAGTACTCCTGATGGGCCTCAAGCAGAAAAGAAGATCCAGTATAGTGATCAACATGGTTCCAAATCTGGCCGTAAAGACCAGCGGCATACTGTGGatgccaggaacacactgaatgaCCTCTTGAAGCACCTGAATGAGAACCAACCCAAAGCTATCATGGTGGAGATGCCCAAATCACGACAGCACCTAATGCTGGAACCCATTGTAAGCCCAACGGAGATTCCACCCAAAGTCCCAAGTCGAGAGGCCTCCTTGTactctccctcttcctctttaACCAGGAATAGCCCAACCAAGAGACTGGATGTGCCAACTACACCAACATCACCCACAGGGCAGATGGGCACTCTCGAGAGACAGCGGTATCACTGCAGTTCATCCCAGCGACACTCCATTTCCTCGCCACCCAAAGGGCTGCACTCACCTGGCGGGGCCATAGTGTCCCGGCAACCTAGTTTGAACAGAGGTGGGTACATGCCCCCAACTCCTACCCCACCCACTAGACTAGACTCTCACGGGGTACCAATGGCTATGACACCTTCCATATCCCGGCAGAGCAGCTACAGTGGTCATGGGTCTTTACCACGAACATCCATCAAACGGACAGCATCGTTAAAGCCCGATGTGCCACTCAAACCCAATGGCTTTGCACCACAGACTGCACAAATGAGGGCAGTGAACAAGTATAGCTACTGA